A part of Microbulbifer sp. MI-G genomic DNA contains:
- the rpmI gene encoding 50S ribosomal protein L35 has protein sequence MPKAKTHSGAAKRFKKTAAGYKHKHANKSHILTKMTTKRKRQLRGTQTMNKSDAGLVDRMLRAK, from the coding sequence ATGCCGAAAGCAAAAACACACAGTGGCGCTGCCAAGCGCTTCAAAAAGACGGCTGCGGGCTACAAGCATAAGCACGCCAACAAGAGCCATATCCTCACCAAGATGACCACCAAGCGCAAACGCCAGCTGCGTGGCACCCAGACCATGAACAAGTCTGATGCCGGCTTGGTCGATCGTATGTTGCGCGCCAAGTAA